Proteins encoded by one window of Arachis ipaensis cultivar K30076 chromosome B04, Araip1.1, whole genome shotgun sequence:
- the LOC107636577 gene encoding uncharacterized protein LOC107636577: MEKYEENNRTLNAQVSTMSAQMSSIAEILSRLTLPPTNNTNTNQASSSSNFPSQPLPNPKGSINAITLRIGTTLKEVEPKPIKLAEDVPNVEVGETMEIDEDEKEEEVEKEEEEQLRAKEPKRKRNLEEQIPIPFPTLAKKAKKYEELDPNIVQIFKNVEVTIPLFDAIHQVPKYAKFVKDVRTHKEKIGGLGMNLLGNSVSSMMDDFPEKHIDPGPCLVSCMIGEIQLKDFMCDLGLCVSIMPLSIYEKLNLALLRRSGAWFVLADKSIISVVGIAENVFVRIQDLIFLVDFHILETPPIDSDRPSSILIGRPFLKTSQFKLDAFSGDYSFEAKGKVVKFKLEETIRQPLEIHPIFGCDIVEDDVIEEPFGSDDEISFNRDVGIRGVSKEKGKDPRLPYPQGNKAPKHGSIDKWKHLPLKDTLTKANKKDKMDALEDVPKRCLKLMTVQLKDSLHEDFIDLGIG, translated from the exons ATGGAGAAATATGAAGAGAACAATAGGACTCTCAATGCACAAGTTAGCACTATGAGTGCACAAATGTCTTCCATAGCCGAGATTCTCTCAAGGTTGACCCTACCTCCTACCAACAATACCAACACCAACCAAGCCTCTAGCTCATCCAACTTTCCTTCCCAACCTCTCCCAAACCCAAAAGGTAGCATCAATGCAATCACCTTGAGGATTGGTACAACGCTTAAGGAAGTTGAACCCAAGCCCATCAAGTTGGCGGAGGATGTTCCTAATGTAGAAGTTGGTGAAACAATGGAGATAGATGAAGATgaaaaggaggaagaagttgaaaaggaagaagaagagcaaTTGAGGGCCAAGGAACCAAAGCGGAAGAGAAACTTAGAGGAACAAATTCCTATACCTTTTCCTACGTTAGCCAAGAAGGCCAAGAAGTATGAGGAGCTTGATCCCAACATAGTGCAAATCTTCAAGAATGTGGAGGTAACTATTCCACTCTTTGATGCCATACATCAAGTTCCGAAATATGCTAAGTTCGTTAAGGATGTGCGTACTCATAAAGAGAAGATTGGTGGACTAGGGATGAATCTATTAGGCAATTCTGTTTCTTCTATGATGGATGATTTTCCTGAAAAGCATATTGATCCCGGTCCTTGCTTGGTATCTTGTATGATTGGTGAGATTCAACTTAAGGATTTCATGTGCGACCTAGGGTTGTGTGTGAGCATTATGCCACTCTCAATTTATGAGAAGTTGAACCTTGCACTGTTGAGGCGATCCGGAGCTTGGTTTGTGCTTGCGGACAAGAGTATAATTTCAGTTGTGGGTATTGCTGAGAATGTATTCGTGAGAATTCAGGACTTAATCTTTCTGGTGGATTTCCATATCCTAGAGACACCTCCCATTGATTCGGATAGGCCATCCTCCATCTTAATTGGGAGGCCATTCTTAAAGACATCCcagtttaaattagatgcattTTCTGGGGATTACTCATTTGAAGCCAAAGGGAAGGTGGTGAAATTCAAATTGGAGGAAACCATTAGGCAACCTCTAGAGATCCACCCAATTTTTGGTTGTGACATTGTTGAAGATGATGTAATTGAAGAACCCTTTGGGAGTGATGATGAGATAAGCTTCAATAGAGATGTGGGCATAAGAGGAGTTAGCAAGGAAAAGGGGAAGGATCCACGACTTCCGTATCCTCAAGGAAACAAGGCACCCAAGCATGGTTCAATTGACAAGTGGAAGCATCTCCCCTTGAAGGACACTCTTACCAAGGCAAACAAGAAGGACAAGATGGATGCCCTTGAGGATGTTCCAAAAAGATGTCTCAAGctcatgaccgtccaacttaaggat AGTCTTCATGAGGATTTCATTGATCTTGGTATTGGTTAA